CATCTGGGTGCTGGGTTTGCAGGGGGATTTCGTCCTGAGCCTGGCCCTCATCCCCGTGGTCCTGCTCACCGGCTTCTGCTTCGCCGGCCTGGGGCTCGCCGTCAACGCCATCTCCCCCAACTACGACTTCTTCCTCTACTACTTCACCCTGGCCATCACCCCCATGGTGCTGCTGGGCGGTGTCTTCTACCCCCCCACCGCCCTGCCCGGCTGGCTGGCCACGGCCGCCGCCTGGCTGCCCCTCACCCACGCCATCGAGCTGGCCCGGCCGCTGGTGCTGGGGCACTGGCCGGAGAAGCCCTTGTGGCACGGTGTGGTGCTGGTGGCTTACGGGGTGGCGGGGTTTGGCGCGTCGCTGGTGCTGACGCGGCGGCGGCTGCTGCGCTGATCGTTGCCTTATCCCCCTTTACCAAAGGGGGGCAGGGGTGATTCCAGCGGCGGTTGATGGCCCAGGTACGCCGATTCGGCGATGCCACCCAAGCTGGTATTGAAACAGCGGCGGCTACTGACCCAGCAGCCCGGGCAGCCAGGTGGACAGGAAGGGCAGCAGGGAGATGGTCAGTGCGCCCAGGAACATGGCGCCCACCGCCGGCAGCACGGAGACAGCTACGTAGCGCAAGGGCTTGCGGAACATGGCGGAGGCGAAATAGATGTTCAGTCCCGCCGGGGGGAAGAGAAAGGCGATTTCCAGGGTGGCCAGGAAGATGATGCCGAAGTGGATCGGATCGATGCCGTAGGCCAGGGCCACCGGCAGCAACAGGGGGACGAGGACCACGATGGCGGCGTAGATTTCCATGAGGGCGCCGGCGGCGATCAGGAAAACCACCAGGGCCACCAGGAAGGCGTACTTGTTGGGCAGCACGGACTGGACCCATTCCACCGCCAGGTCGGGGATGCCCGCATCCACCAGGAAATTGGTCAGCCCCAGGGCCATGCCCAGGATGAGCATGATGCCGCCGATGACCTGCACGCATTCCGCCAGGGCGAGCCCCAGGCCCCGGAGGTCCAGTTCGCGATGGGCCACGCTCTGGGTGAAGAGGGCATAGGCGGCGGTGAGGGCGGCGCTTTCCATGGGGGTGGCGAGACCGCTCACCAGTGAACCGATGGCCACCACGGGGGCCAGCAGCTCCCACTTGGCGGCCCAGGCCGCCGCGCGACGGGAAGTCCGTCGCGCCGGTTCGACCGGTTCGACTGGCGCCAGGCCGTCCCGGCGCAGGAAGCCCCCCGCCAGGAGCAGAAAGGCCACCATGACCAGGGCCGGCAGCACGCCGGCCAGGAACATGGTGTTGATGGGAACCCGGGCGATGATGGCGTACATGATGAGGGGCACGGAGGGGGCCAGCAGCACGCCCAGGGCGCTGGCGCTGGTGACCAGGCCGATGCCCCGCTTTTCCGCAAACCCCGCCCGGGTCAGCAGGGGCAGCAGCAGGCCGCCCAGGGCCAGGATGGTGACACCGCTGCCGCCGGTCAGGGCGGTGAAGAAGGAACACAGGACGGCGCCCGCCACCGCCGTGCCCAGGGCACCGCCGCCGAACAGGGTGGTGAACAGCGTGCCGAGCCGGACCGCCGCCCCGGTGCGGGCGAAGATGAGGCCGGCCAGGGTGAAGAGCGGCAGGGCCGGCAGGGAAGGATTCACCGTGATCTGGTAGTGGCTCAGCGGTACGGCCGCCAGGGGTTGGCCTTCCTGCCAGAACAGGGCCAGGGCCAGGCCGCCCAGCACGGCGAAGATGGGGGCGCCGCAGAACAGGATCAGCGCCAGCCAGAGGACGAAGGGCCAGAGGTGGAGGGTTTCGCCGTCGAAATGGCCGGCGAGCAGCCAGCCGGCCAGGGGCAGCAGCAGGGCGGGCGGTATGCGCCAGGCGGGCGTCTCGGCCAGACGGGAGCCGATCTTCAGCCCCAGCAGGATGAAACCCGCCGGCATGGCCGCCTGGATGATCCAGCCAGGGATGCCGTAGGCCAGGGCATGGGGCGCTTCCATCTCGCTGGCCACGAAGGTCCAGCTTGCCTGGGCCAGCAGGCCGCAGATCAGGGCCGAACTGGCGCCGGCAAAGACCTGGGCAAAACGGCGGAGATGGGGATGCTCGGCGGCGGCCAGGCCCGCGCCCAGGGAAGTCAGATGCCCGCCCCGCTCCGCCACCAGGGCGCCGAACATGGCCAGCACGAGCCCCAGGTGCTGAACCAGGACCGGCGCGTTCTCGACCCCCCGGCCGAACAGCGGCCGCAGGACGATCTCCACCACGGGGATGATCAGCATGAGGGCCAGGGCGCCACCGGCGAGGATGGCGTCGAAGCGGGTCAGGGCTGTGTACATGGGGGCTCGGGAAACAGGTTTGCGGTACTCATGGCCGGCCAGGCAAGACGCCGCGCATCCCGGCCCGCCGGCTCCCAACCATCGCCATGGGCAGGGGGGGCTTGCGCCAGGCTTACTTCCCCTTGCCCGCCCGGTAGGCCTTCAAGTGCCCCACCACGGCGTCGAAGGTCTCCTCCGGGACCAGCCTGCCCCGGATGCGGGGATGCAGCTCGTCGGCCAGCTTTTGCCATGCCTGCAGTTGCTGGGGCGTGGGCCGGGTCACGGTCAGGCCCCGTTTCTGCATGGCCGCCACCGCTTCATCCACCTCCTTGCGTGCCTGGGCGCGGATCTTGTCGCCGGCGCGGGCGCCGGCCTCCCTCACCGCCGTCTGGGCGGCCGGGCTCATGGACTCCCACGCCTTGCGGGTTACCACCAGGGCGCCGACGATGGGGGCCCAGTTGAGATCCAGCATGTAGGGGGCGCTGGTGTAGATCTGGGTTGCCAGGGCGAAGTAGGGGGTGGACGGCACGGCGTTGATCATGCCGGTCTGGATGGCCGGCAGGATGTCGGACACCTCCAGGGGCACCGGGGTGTAGCCCAGGCTCTTCATGATCTCCTGCTGCGCCGCTTCGCTGCCCCAGGCGAAGAATTTCATGCCCAGGAAGTCCCTGGGCGAGGCGGCGGGTTGCTTGGTGAAGAAGCGCACCCAGCCGGCGTCGCCCCAGGCCAGGATGACGAACCCCTTGTCCAGGAAGCGTTTTTCCATGTCGGCACGGAGTTTTTCCCGGACGTGGTCCACCTCGTCCCAGCCGCGGAACATCAGGGGCATGAGCTGCAAGGCGGCGATGGACGGTTCGATGGCCTCCAGACCGGCCACCGAGAGCAGGCCACCCTGCAACTGGCCGATGCGCATGCGGCGGACCATGTCGACTTCCCCACCCTGACTGCCGTCCGGATATACGAGATACTTGCCGCCGCCTTCCGCCTTGCGCCAGGCCTCGCCCAGTTCCATGAGCTGACGGTGATAGAGGGAGTTTTTCGGCGCCAGGGTGCCGATGCGCAAGGGGCTGGCGGCCAGGGCCTCTCCGGCGATCAACAGGGCGGCCAGCAGCAGGGTGAAGAAACGCATGGGAATGCCTCGATGGGGTATCAGAACAGGTCGGGAGATTTTTCCAGCAGCCAGCGTGCACGTTTCCGCACAACCTGGTTTTGCAGGGAATTGCCATCGCCCGCATCGGGGATGGCCAGGGCTGCCTGCAACAGGGACTCGAACAGCGCCCGGTCCCCCAGGGGCAGGGCGTGGCCTTCGGCCTTGGCCAGCAGCGGCCCGGCGGATTTGCCATTGGCCTGGGCGATGGCCTGATCGAACCAGGCCAGGCCCTGTTTGCGGTCGCCGCCGGGTCGTGCCGCCTCGAAGGTGGCCAGCAGGCTGGTCAGGCTGCCTTGGCCCCATTCCGGATCAGCCTGCCAGGCAAGGCGGGCCAGCCGCGCCGCCAGGGGCAGGTCGGCCACCAGATCGGGGTTGTCCTTGCCGAGGGAAATCCAGCCGCCCCAGGCGGCCGCCGCCCAGTAGGCCAGCCCGGCGTCCTCCCGGTCCAGTTTCGGCCAGCCGGCGGGGTCGCCGGCCAACGCCGCGCGCAAGCCGGGGTGGGCCTGTTCCAGGGCCGTCATCCCATGCCGGTGGGCGCGACGGTACAAGCGGGCCGCCCGCTGGCGCAAACGCTCCGCCTCGGCCACGTCCCGTTCCTCCACCCGGTCCGCCTCGAAGGCGACGAAGGCATAGGCGTACTGGGTGAAGCCGGCGGCCACGGATTCCGCCAGGGCCGCGTGCCCCGGCCGTTCGCGCAGCACCGACTCCGACAGCTTGAGATAAAAGGCGCTGGCTTCGCGGGCCAGGTCCAGGTCGTCTTCTGTCTGCTGGCCCTGTGTGGCCAGGCCGTCGGCCAGGTGGCCCATGACCATCTGACGGGGGGAGCAGGCGGCCAGGAGCAGTATCACCGAGACTACAAGGGCGCCGCGCAGCCAATCGTTCATGTCGCCGTTCAAGCCGAGGCCAAAAACGTGGCAATCTAACCGGCCTTCTTTACAGCGGCATGACGTTGGAACGACTCGAGCCCCCGGCCTCTCCGGCCAATCGCCCTGGGCTTGCGCTCTAACCGCCTGGCAAACCCAAAACCGACTCCTTCCCCAGTCCCGCTGGAGAAGGAGAGGGAAACCCGGTCAGCCCGCCCCCTATTCGAACTCCATGGACCGGAACACCCGCCCGGCATTGAGGCGAGCCAATTCGTCCGCCGTATGCAGGTGCAGGTAGGCGGACTGGTCCACCTTGTAGGCGTCCTCCAGGGTGCCGCCCTTCTCGATGACCTCGGCGATGCGGGCGCGCAGGTGGACCAGGTAGCCCCGGGTCCATTTGGTGACCGTGGCCATGTCGGTGGGGCCGCCGTGGCCGGGGATGACGGTCTCGGCACCCAGGGCCTCGAACCGGTCCCAGATGCGAATCCAGCGGGCGGTGTCGGTGTCCTCGAAGATGGGGGGCATGCGCACGTGGAAGGCGGTGTCGCCGGCGATGACCAGCTTCTTCTGCGGCAGCCAGACCATGGTATCGCCGTGGTGGTGGGCGTTGCCCAGGTGCAGCACCTCGATCTTCACGCCGCCCATGGAGAGGTCCAGCTGGTCGTCGTAGACCATGTCGGGCATGACGAACTCCGTGCGCCAGGCCTTGTCCCGCAGGCGGGCGCGCATGCCGGCCAGGGCCTCGTATCCGTTCTTTTCCATGTACCTGGCGGTATCACGGTGGGCGACGATCTTTGCGCCCTGTTCCTTCCAGTAGCTGGAACCCAGCATGGCGTGGCCCTGGCCGTTTTCCAGCACCACGTACTTAACCGGCTTGTCGGTCCGCTTCCTGATCTCGTCGTGGAGGCTTTGGGCCAGCAGGTAGTTGTCGCCGGCGTTCACCACCACCACGCCCGCCTCGGTGATCACGAAGGAGAGGTTGTTGTTGTGGCCTGAATTCTCGTAGGTGCCGGGGGCGGTGGCGCCAATGGCGGACCAGACACCGGGGGCCACTTCCCGGGGGAGGTCATAGAGGAAGGAGGCAGGCGCGGCGTCCGTGGGCACGATGGGCAGCCCGGCCCGCTTCCAGTTGAAGAAACCGTCCCGATAGTTTCTCACGTCGGTGTAGCCCAGCTTGATGAGGGTCTCGGCGGCCAACGGGCTGCGCTGGCTGACGCCGCAATACACCACGATGGGGGTGTTCCTGTCGGGCACGGCGGTCTCGACCTGGAACTCCAGCCAGCCCCGCACCAGGTTAGCGAAGCGGGGAGCGTCGATGCGGCCACCCAGGATGGCCAGCTCCTGGGGCATGCGCACGTCGATCACCATGGTATCCGGCCGTTCCTTCAACTGGGCTGCCAGGCCCGCCGTATCCAGTTGGGGCACCCGGGCCATGACGTCGTCCAGCACCGCCTGGGCGGCCTGGGAAAGGGGTGGGGCTTCGGGGATGGGATATTGCACGGCCGCCAGGTTCTGGGCCTTGGCGGAGGCGGCGGCCAGCAGACAGCACAACAGAAGAAGAAGCGATTTCATGGGAACTGCCTTGCCATCTGCACCGGGACGGCCAAGGCTACGCCGCCCAGTGGCGGCGCGGAATGGTAGGGCGTTACCAGCGGCTTACCAGATGCCCAGGTCGGCGAACCAGGGCTGGGGATTGGGGCGGAAGCCGAAGGCCACCACCACGCGATCGCAGGGGATGATCTCCTCGGAGCCTTCGATCACCACGGGGGTGCGGCGGCCCCGGGCATGGGGGGCGCCCCCATTGAACATTCCAGCCTTACGTGACAACCGCGCCATTGGCCAAAGCACAAGCTGATCCACCCTCGCTTGCGTGGGGGGCCCCTGTCACCCCGCCGTTTGGCGATTCCCCCAGCCTGTCGCATCATTGGCACCCATTTTGACCCGGCGATGAGGGTAATGCCTTGCCATCCAAACTGAGCCAACCGTGGAATCGCCCGCAACGATCCAGACTCGGGTTTCTGCTTGGCCTGCTCATGCTGCTTTCGTCCAGCCTCTTCGCCGCCGAAAAACCCTATGCCCCGGAAGGCGTGCCGGGGGCCGTCATCGTTACCGCCGAACAGGTGGTGGAGCTGACCCTGTCCCGTCCTGAACTGGTGATCATCGACGCACGCAAGAAGTCCGAATACGGCAAGGGCCATATCGAGGGGGCCGCCAACCTGCTGAACACCGCCATGCGGCGGGAGGACCTGGAGCGCCTCGTGCCCGACAAGACCGCCCCCATCATTTTCTACTGCAACGGCATTCGCTGCCTGCGCAGCTCCGATGCCATCCGCAAGGCCATGGACTGGGGCTACAGGAATGTATTCTGGTTCCGCGGCGGCTGGAAGGAATGGACCGACAAGCGCCTGCCGGTCATCACGGATTGAACCCTGCATGAAAACAATGACAGCCAGGCCCCGCGGCAAGGCGCGCCCATTCCCCCATGCACATTGAGACCCTGTCCATCCGTTCCGTCACGGTGATCATCATCTTGATGATCGGCATCGTGGCCAGCGTCCTTTCCCTGTGGGCCGGCAGCTACTTCCGCCAGGCGGCCCTGGACGCCCAGGTCAACAGCCTGTCCCGGGTCATTGAGGTGGCCTCCCAGGAAATGCTCAAGTCCGTCAGGGGCCATACCTTCGACCTGGGCATGCGCCTGGCCCATAGCGAGGAGGTGATCCAGGGCCTCCGTGATGCAGGCAGGCCCGGCGGCCACGACCGCCTGGTGAGGCTGCTGGACGATCCATTCATCAATGGTTTCGTGGGCTTTGCCAACATCAACCTGGAGAAGATCCGCATCCACGATCTCAATCTGAGGCCAGTCGCCGAGAGCACGAAAGGCATCATCGGCCTGGATGGAAAGCTCGCCGCGCATCTGGCACAGGACCTGGCGGGGCGTTCCGGCGTCGAGCGTCTGAAGGCCATAGATGCGATCTGGATTTCACCCCAGGGGCCGTTGCATTCCACCCTCGTGCCCATCGGTGGCCTGCGCCTGGTGGGTTACCTGGAAATCATCATCAACCCGGCCTTCAACCTGCCGGACATCGGCACCATCACCCGCACGCCCATCAGCATATTCACGCCTCGCGGCCAGCCCATCCTTGCCGGTACGCAACACCTTGCGGACAGCCACCTGCCCATCGAATACATGCTGCATGCTTCGGACGGCTTGCCCGCCTTCAAGATCGTAGGCTACGAGGATGTCGGCAAGCTCAACGCGCAAATGGAGAAGGCGCGCATCTTCACCATCAGTGGCTTCCTGCTGCTGACCTTCGGCACCCTGCTTTTCGCCCTTTGGCTGTTCAACCGCTTCCTCTTCGTGCCGGTCCGACGCATGGTGCGGGACATGAAGCAGATGGCCGCCGGGAAGCTCGACCTGACCGTGAACAAGAGCGGCCTGCGGGATTTTTCCGTCCTCGCCGAGACCTTCAATGCCATGGCGCAACAGGTTCGGCAGCGGACAAGCGACCTGGAACGGCTGCTTGACCTGGATGACAGCGCCATCCTGTGCTTCGGCAACGATCAGGAAGCGGTGTATTTCAACCGCGGTGCGGCGGCGGTGTTCGGCTATGCGCCTGACGAAATCGGCGACCTGGACCTGGGCGACCTGTTCGTCGAGGACATCGCCGGCATGCTGCGGGAGGCCGGCCTTGCCGGCGCATCGGCAGGGAGCAGCCTGCAGGCACGCCTCACCTGCATCCGCAAGGACGGCGGCCGCCTGGAGCGGGATGCGGTGGTCCGCCCCCTGCATGTGCAGGGCGGTCATGGCTATGCCATCGTGGTGAATGCCACGGAGGGCCTGGGCAGATTTCTCTCCGCGGAGGAGGTCGTCACCAGCTTCCAGCGCAACGAGCAGCGCATGAATGCGGTGGAGGAATCCCTCAACAGCTTGCTGGAGCTGACCCGCAACTCGCCGGGCCACGTGCCGGCCGTCGCCGGCGCCGTCCCGGCCGGCGGCGAAAGCGCGGAAACAGGCACCGAACGCCCGGCCATCCGCGAGCAGGCGGTCAACCTCATGCTCTGCGCCCTGGCCTGCTGGGAGCACGACCTGGACAAGAGCAAGATCGACCTGGCCGAGGAGAGCCGGATCTGGCCGGTCTACATTGACAAGTCGACGCCCACCACCCGGACCCTGGACAAGTACCTGAACCTGGAGACCTGTCCCAGAAACCCCCGCACCCAGCGCGTCATCGATACCGCCGAGTTCGTACTCAAGCAGCTCGGCCGCAGGTCGAGCCTGGAGCGCAAGAAGCTGCAGCAGGCCCTGAACGATTTCCGCCTGCTTGTCTCGGGTATCCGGCCCTCCGGGGACTGACCCCCCCTCCTGCCGCGCTGTCCCCCCCTCCTCCCCGGGCATCTCGTCCGCGGCCTGCGTCGGTTTTCGTTGAAATGCACCCGCGCGCGCTTGCATCAATCTGATTCTATTGGAAATTATTTCTTCCGGAAGCTTACGAATATCGACGAACAAGGGACTGGCGCTCCACCGTCGGGCTGTTAGTTTTGATGGCGGATACGGGTTGCCGGCCATCTTGTTCGCTGGCTCGCCAAGGCGGAAATGACCACACCGGACGGCGTATCCCGGTCGGGAATGGCGGGGATCGGCATCAGCCGGAAAACCCGGCATCGGCCGTCTCGAAGTGACGTCAACCAACCCTGGAGACAGAAGAATGAAGCGTGGATTCGTGAACAGAACGGCTGAGGCCCCCATCAACGGCTGGATCAGAAAGGCCCTGTACGGCGGGGCGGCCCTGGGACTGGCCATGACCATGGGCATGCAGCCCGCATTCGCCGGCAAGGGCCATGCCTATGCGTATGGACATGCCCATGCGAATGCCTATGGCAACGACGGTTTTGCGACCATCACCCCCTTCAACCGGGTAGCGAGGCTGCCGGTGGTGCGGGATGCCTACGGCGAGGTGGACCACAAGGCCACCTATGCCAAAGGCAAGGCGGCGGCCCTGGCGCTGGCCGACTATGTCGCCCGCTACAGGGACTCGGCCGAGCTGAGCATGGATGTCATCAAAGGCGACGACTGGGTGCTGGGCGGCACTTCGGCGAACTGCCGCAAGAGCTGGTCCTGCACCGACGATGAAATCAAGAAGGCCATCATTGAAATCCCCTCCCCCGAGCCCATCGACCCCAACGACATCACCTACATGACCACCGGCACGGTGACCCCGGCCAACACCAAGAAGGCCAGCGTGCTGGATTTCTGCAACGAGCACTACGCCAAGCAGGCCCTGGGTGTCGCCTCCATCGTCGGCACCAAGAAGGTGGTCAACGGCTACAGTCACACCCCCGCCTTGCCCTGCGAGGTCGCCATCTGGAACGACGACGAGCACATCTACGTGGACATGCTCGACCCGAACGCCATCTTCTCGCTGTTCTTCACCGACGTGCTGTCCAGCGACGACATGACCGACCCGGCCTTCGCCGAGGCGATCACCGCCCTGCCGCCCCAGGTGAAAGCGGAGATCCGCGCGGTGGTGCTGCATGCCATGAACGCGTTCGATGCCAAGACCAAGGCCGTCGACCAGCAGCTCGGACCGAAATACAGGAGCATGGACCAGGTGCTGGAGGTGGTGGCCGATTCGCCCTACCAGTCGCCCTACAAGCATGTCGGCTACACCAAGGCCGACGGCACCGCCTTCACGGCGGCCAACTCCACGGCGGTGACCCAGGCCATCATCAACACCATGAGCATCCATGGGCAGCCGGACGAAGGCACGCATCCGACACTTGTCGATGGCGCCCCCCTGGACAGCATCCTCAGCCCCGGCTCGAGCTGGCGTTCGGCCCGCGCCACCCCATTGACCCTGCCCGGAAACAACCATGTCATCGAGGCCTGCTCGCCCAAGTACGCCAAGATGGCTATGAGCACCGGCCTGCACCACGTGACCGCCCTGCCCTGCGAGATCACCGTGCAGATCGTCGACCGGGACGGCAACGGCAGCACGGAGACGCTGGTGGTCAGCTATCTGGACCCCCACTTCATGCTGAATGCCTTGTTCGCCGACATCTCCGAGGTAGAGAAGCTCAACTTCGCGTCCATCCCGGGCAACATCATGGATGACCTGCAGAAGATCGTAGCGGCCGCGCTGAGCGTCAATGCTGGCATCGCCCTGAATCCCGGCGAGCAGATCAGCTACGACATGCTACCCTGAGCTGGCCTGCCTGTCTTTCCTCCGCTCCCTGGCAGGCAAGCATCCGTCAGGGAGTTTTTTTGGCGCGCGAGCCCATGAACAAGTGTCTTCCCGGATTGATTGCCGCCCTCCTGCTGGGCCTTGGAAACCAGGCTCAGGCCATCGACTACGTCCTGCCGGACCTCGACGGCCGCATGCAGTCCCTGGACCAATATCGGGGCAAATGGGTGGTGGTGAATTACTGGGCCACCTGGTGCGGCACCTGCCGCAAGGAACTGCCTGACCTGGCCGCCCTGCACGAAAGGCGTGGCAATCGAAACATCGTCGTGGTGGGCATCAACTTCGAGGCCATTGACAGGAAGGACCTGAAGGAATTCGTTGCCAGGCAGCACATCCCCTACCCCGTGCTGCAAAGCGCGCCGGAGCGCCGTACCCCCCTCGGCCCCGTGCCGGCCCTGCCCACCACCTACATCATCGACCCCACGGGAAAGACAGTCGCAGGCGAAGTGGGGCTGGTGTCGCGTCAGGACCTTGAGGATTACATCTCAGCGCAACGTGGAAAGTGAAGGCAGGGCGGAAACTGCCTCTGCTACCGCAACCGTCCCCGCTCGTCCCGCACGATGGAGAGGGGGACATAAAAAACGAACCCCGCGCATAGGCGAGGCCCGTTCACCAGATAACGGGGAAAAACCGGCTTACCAGACGCCAAGGAACTCCAGCATGCCCTTGGCCGCTTCGCGGCCTTCGTACACTGCAGTGACCACCAGGTCGGAGCCCCGCACCATGTCGCCACCTGCAAACACCTTCGCATTGGCCGTCTGGTAGGCATACTTCTGGTCCTTGGCCACACTGTTGACAACAACGCGGCCGCCCTGGTCGGTGGTGATGCCCAGGTCGGCGAACCAGGGCTGGGGATTGGGGCGGAAGCCGAAGGCCACCACCACGCGGTCGCAGGGGATGATCTCCTCGGAGCCTTCGATGACCACGGGGGTGCGGCGGCCCCGGGCATCGGGGGCGCCCAGCTCGGTGGTGACCAGCTTGATGCCTTCCACCTTGCCATTACCCACGATCTCCACCGGCTGGCGGTTCCACAGGAACTGCACGCCCTCTTCCTTGGCGTTGGCCACTTCCCGCTTGGAGCCGGGCATGTTGGCCTCGTCCCGGCGGTAGGCACAGGTGACGCTGGCGGCGCCCTGGCGGATGGAAGTGCGGTTGCAGTCCATGGCCGTATCGCCACCGCCCAGCACCACCACCCCGAGGCCCTTCATGTCGATGAACTCCGCCTGGGGAAGGCTCAGACAGTGGTTGATGTTGGAGATGAGGAAGGGCAGCGCGGGCATCACGCCGGGCAGGTCCTCGCCGGGGATGCCGGCCTGCATGTAGGTGTAGGTGCCCATGCCCAGGAACACGGCATCGAACTCCGCCACGAGCTGCTCCATGGTGATGTCCTTGCCCACCTCGGTGTTCAGGCGGAACTCGATGCCCATGCCCTCGAAGATCTCCCGGCGGCGCACCATGACGCTTTTTTCCATCTTGAACTCGGGGATACCGAAGGTGAGCAGGCCGCCGATTTCCGGATAGCGGTCGAAGACCACCGCCTGCACGCCGTTGCGGGCCAGCACATCGGCGGCCCCCAGGCCGGCGGGGCCGGCGCCGATGACGGCGACCCTTTTGCCGGTGGGCACCACCTTGCTCATGTCCGGGCGCCAGCCCTGGGCGAAGGCGGTGTCGCTGATGTATTTCTCCACGGCGCCGATGGTGACGGCCCCGGCCGCCACCTGGTTGAGGGTGCAGGCGCCTTCGCACAGGCGGTCCTGGGGACAGACCCGGCCGCAGACCTCGGGCAGGGAGTTGGTCTGGTGGGACAGCTCGGCGGCCTCGAACAGGCGGCCTTCATCCACCAGCTTGAGCCAGTTGGGGATGTAGTTGTGCACCGGGCACCGCCACTCGCAGTAGGGGTTGCCGCAGGCCAGGCAGCGGCCGGCCTGTTCCCGGGCCTGGTCGGCGCCGAAGGGGGCGTAGATTTCCTTGAATTCGACCTTGCGCACCTCGGCCGGGGTCTTGTCGCCGTCCCGGCGGGCGATGTTGAGGAATTGGAATACGTCGGACATGGGAATTCCTGATTAATGGTCCAGCTGGGGCCAGTGGATAGGGGCCCGGTGCTGGTGTATGCAACCCAAAATGACCACGAAGTCGCCTTCGACTGCGTGAAAAAGTGAATAAGGAAACTTTCGCACCAAGGTCCGCCGCACATCACCTTGCACCCCAGAGGCAGCGGATGGAAAACGGGCGATCTGCGCCAAGGCCACTTCAATCGAACGCATGAAGTCATTCCCCAGACCACGGCCCTGGGACTCGTACCAGGCACGAATCTCGGCCAGTTCCTCAACCGCCTCGGGACGGAACAACAGTTTCATGAAAACCGACGTTCCAGTTCCGCCTTGGCAGCATCCCAAGGCATTGACGTTCCGGGGTGCGCTCGGTGTTCCGCCAAACGGCGCTGCATTTCCGCCTTGACCTCATCGCTGACCGGCTGTGAGGCTGCTTCGGCCGCGATGGCGTCCCAAAGGTCTTCCACCAACTGGATTTTTTCCGCATAGGAAAGCTGTTTGAGCTGCTCAATGGTTATCGGGCCCATCTCAACCTCCATTACTTTCAGTCCTTCAACAAACTATCTAGCGTCAAAGCCTTGGGCTTCACCAGCCAGAACCGGTTCACCACGTCGTCGAAGTGCTCCAGCATCCAGCGCGCCCGGGCGGAGCCGGTGTAGAGC
This window of the Thiobacillus sp. genome carries:
- a CDS encoding MBL fold metallo-hydrolase — its product is MKSLLLLLCCLLAAASAKAQNLAAVQYPIPEAPPLSQAAQAVLDDVMARVPQLDTAGLAAQLKERPDTMVIDVRMPQELAILGGRIDAPRFANLVRGWLEFQVETAVPDRNTPIVVYCGVSQRSPLAAETLIKLGYTDVRNYRDGFFNWKRAGLPIVPTDAAPASFLYDLPREVAPGVWSAIGATAPGTYENSGHNNNLSFVITEAGVVVVNAGDNYLLAQSLHDEIRKRTDKPVKYVVLENGQGHAMLGSSYWKEQGAKIVAHRDTARYMEKNGYEALAGMRARLRDKAWRTEFVMPDMVYDDQLDLSMGGVKIEVLHLGNAHHHGDTMVWLPQKKLVIAGDTAFHVRMPPIFEDTDTARWIRIWDRFEALGAETVIPGHGGPTDMATVTKWTRGYLVHLRARIAEVIEKGGTLEDAYKVDQSAYLHLHTADELARLNAGRVFRSMEFE
- the dctP gene encoding TRAP transporter substrate-binding protein DctP — protein: MRFFTLLLAALLIAGEALAASPLRIGTLAPKNSLYHRQLMELGEAWRKAEGGGKYLVYPDGSQGGEVDMVRRMRIGQLQGGLLSVAGLEAIEPSIAALQLMPLMFRGWDEVDHVREKLRADMEKRFLDKGFVILAWGDAGWVRFFTKQPAASPRDFLGMKFFAWGSEAAQQEIMKSLGYTPVPLEVSDILPAIQTGMINAVPSTPYFALATQIYTSAPYMLDLNWAPIVGALVVTRKAWESMSPAAQTAVREAGARAGDKIRAQARKEVDEAVAAMQKRGLTVTRPTPQQLQAWQKLADELHPRIRGRLVPEETFDAVVGHLKAYRAGKGK
- a CDS encoding TRAP transporter large permease subunit; the protein is MYTALTRFDAILAGGALALMLIIPVVEIVLRPLFGRGVENAPVLVQHLGLVLAMFGALVAERGGHLTSLGAGLAAAEHPHLRRFAQVFAGASSALICGLLAQASWTFVASEMEAPHALAYGIPGWIIQAAMPAGFILLGLKIGSRLAETPAWRIPPALLLPLAGWLLAGHFDGETLHLWPFVLWLALILFCGAPIFAVLGGLALALFWQEGQPLAAVPLSHYQITVNPSLPALPLFTLAGLIFARTGAAVRLGTLFTTLFGGGALGTAVAGAVLCSFFTALTGGSGVTILALGGLLLPLLTRAGFAEKRGIGLVTSASALGVLLAPSVPLIMYAIIARVPINTMFLAGVLPALVMVAFLLLAGGFLRRDGLAPVEPVEPARRTSRRAAAWAAKWELLAPVVAIGSLVSGLATPMESAALTAAYALFTQSVAHRELDLRGLGLALAECVQVIGGIMLILGMALGLTNFLVDAGIPDLAVEWVQSVLPNKYAFLVALVVFLIAAGALMEIYAAIVVLVPLLLPVALAYGIDPIHFGIIFLATLEIAFLFPPAGLNIYFASAMFRKPLRYVAVSVLPAVGAMFLGALTISLLPFLSTWLPGLLGQ
- a CDS encoding rhodanese-like domain-containing protein — translated: MLLSSSLFAAEKPYAPEGVPGAVIVTAEQVVELTLSRPELVIIDARKKSEYGKGHIEGAANLLNTAMRREDLERLVPDKTAPIIFYCNGIRCLRSSDAIRKAMDWGYRNVFWFRGGWKEWTDKRLPVITD
- a CDS encoding ABC transporter permease, whose translation is MNWFPVWLRNFKVWKKLAGPSLLGNLADPMLYMLGLGYGLGGLLQQVDGVPYLNFLAAGMLCYSVMNSATFETLYSAFSRMHVQKTWEAILNTPLGLKDVLLGELAWATFKSMLSGAAIMLVIWVLGLQGDFVLSLALIPVVLLTGFCFAGLGLAVNAISPNYDFFLYYFTLAITPMVLLGGVFYPPTALPGWLATAAAWLPLTHAIELARPLVLGHWPEKPLWHGVVLVAYGVAGFGASLVLTRRRLLR
- a CDS encoding PAS domain-containing protein — encoded protein: MHIETLSIRSVTVIIILMIGIVASVLSLWAGSYFRQAALDAQVNSLSRVIEVASQEMLKSVRGHTFDLGMRLAHSEEVIQGLRDAGRPGGHDRLVRLLDDPFINGFVGFANINLEKIRIHDLNLRPVAESTKGIIGLDGKLAAHLAQDLAGRSGVERLKAIDAIWISPQGPLHSTLVPIGGLRLVGYLEIIINPAFNLPDIGTITRTPISIFTPRGQPILAGTQHLADSHLPIEYMLHASDGLPAFKIVGYEDVGKLNAQMEKARIFTISGFLLLTFGTLLFALWLFNRFLFVPVRRMVRDMKQMAAGKLDLTVNKSGLRDFSVLAETFNAMAQQVRQRTSDLERLLDLDDSAILCFGNDQEAVYFNRGAAAVFGYAPDEIGDLDLGDLFVEDIAGMLREAGLAGASAGSSLQARLTCIRKDGGRLERDAVVRPLHVQGGHGYAIVVNATEGLGRFLSAEEVVTSFQRNEQRMNAVEESLNSLLELTRNSPGHVPAVAGAVPAGGESAETGTERPAIREQAVNLMLCALACWEHDLDKSKIDLAEESRIWPVYIDKSTPTTRTLDKYLNLETCPRNPRTQRVIDTAEFVLKQLGRRSSLERKKLQQALNDFRLLVSGIRPSGD